Proteins encoded within one genomic window of Topomyia yanbarensis strain Yona2022 unplaced genomic scaffold, ASM3024719v1 HiC_scaffold_492, whole genome shotgun sequence:
- the LOC131695690 gene encoding uncharacterized protein K02A2.6-like — protein sequence MAQPQPELAAGNPIVINSSIPFPESLKLDGNLRENVELWKDAFETYIIASGVEGLSERVKIATFKSALGPDARKIFNLWPLDEGERNTVAACLESLSTHLIPQKNVKLARYEFNQCRQEPEDSSGNAENMTSFINRARALVKDCQYGNLEDEMLRDKIITGIRDMHLKKKMIETDNLTSARVIEMCRAEEATRAEMERNQWLETLQPQSLNNITGGYKLNKRCSFCGRAYHKNLQECPARGASCNYCGVKNHYEAVCKKKKEESKQSNFTDTCKKRNRKKVNTVEETEQLSESQESESDQESVTMCQYLYSLKQKDDTLLKTNLTFLDANKGERLVQCILDSGATCNVIGASNAKKIIGDQRLRLDNQHAILKVFGGGRIRSLGRTTIDCVHNGVHYKAIFHVVDFEQMPLLSMKTCLQLKLIQFCFSVIDDQRLAAKQILNKFSGVFVGLGKLEGRLHLDVDKTIQPVVQQPRRIAVTLREELRQELERLEKLGVIAEEKRHTDWVSNLVLVKRSNKLRVCIDPVMLNKALERPHFQMPTLDELLPELANAKVFTTVDAKSGFWQIELDEESSKLTTPFGRYRWLRMPMGIAPAPEVFQLRANEIIHGLRNVKALMDDFMIFGCGETMTEAMIDHNRNLEAFLERMSERNMRLNPDKIKLCQETVKYFGHILTSSGVKPDPDKTNSILNIPQPKDVAAIQRFLGMVTYLAHYLPSISTVAEPLRRLTIKDQPWIWSREQNVAFERLKQMVSTAPVLRYFDVAKNTAIQCDSSSVGLGAVLLQDGHPVVYASKTLTATERRYAQIEKETLAILFACRKFEMYILGRPVTVQTDHQPLIKIFEKPLVEAPLRIQRMLLGLQRYKILLRFTPGWNHKQTLKIIRYIIDGWPEKYDEVPASIQIYWKYKDELSTHNGMVLRNDRILIPRSLRMRTLEKLHQCHSGVEATTKLARDTFFWPGITDQIRQRIQHCDVCNKFSANQQNQPMQTHQIPLYPYQKVSMDIFECELNGHKSVYLITVDHYSDYFEIDELQTQTAAAVIKICKRNFARNGKPQEISTDGGPQFMSEEFFIFAKDWGFKHSVSAPYHQQANGKAESAVKIAKMLLKKANESKQDFWELLLQWRNIPNKMGSSPVQRLFNRRTRCGIPMTERKYMPKIEENVSEKIYRNRQHTKFYYDRTARTLPDLEAGQHVFVKLKPGNKEWIRGTVINPVTDRSTVVAVGDQEYRRDNTMIRPANTAVNISANKIKEEHTSAVPDGQQRTPTVSDPITSVSTRPSRVIQVPTRYQDYEMY from the exons ATGGCCCAACCCCAGCCGGAGTTAGCAGCGGGAAACCCGATTGTCATCAACAGCAGTATTCCGTTTCCAGAGTCACTCAAGCTGGACGGAAATTTGCGGGAAAACGTAGAGCTGTGGAAGGATGCCTTCGAAACATACATAATAGCGTCAGGAGTAGAAGGACTGTCGGAGCGTGTAAAAATTGCCACATTCAAATCGGCGTTGGGACCCGATGCAAGAAAGATATTTAATTTATGGCCGCTGGATGAAGGGGAACGTAACACCGTAGCCGCATGCCTGGAATCTTTGTCCACACACCTGATTCCACAGAAAAACGTCAAGTTGGCTCGATATGAATTCAACCAGTGTCGCCAAGAGCCAGAGGACAGTAGTGGAAATGCGGAAAATATGACTAGTTTCATCAACCGAGCAAGAGCTTTGGTGAAAGACTGCCAATACGGAAATCTTGAAGATGAGATGCTTCGGGACAAGATCATCACCGGAATTCGCGACAtgcatttgaaaaagaaaatgatcGAGACAGACAACCTTACATCGGCTAGAGTGATCGAAATGTGCCGAGCTGAGGAAGCAACGAGAGCTGAAATGGAGCGAAACCAGTGGCTCGAAACATTACAGCCACAATCGCTAAACAATATTACAGGAGGATATAAGCTTAACAAACGTTGTTCATTTTGCGGAAGGGCCTACCACAAAAATTTGCAGGAATGCCCTGCACGCGGCGCTAGCTGCAATTATTGTGGGGTAAAAAATCACTACGAAGCAGTATGTaagaagaaaaaagaagaaAGCAAACAATCTAACTTCACGGACACATGCAAAAAGCGAAACAGGAAAAAAGTAAATACTGTCGAAGAAACGGAGCAACTTAGCGAATCGCAGGAGAGTGAGAGCGATCAGGAATCGGTTACAATGTGCCAATACCTGTATAGTCTGAAGCAAAAGGACGATACGTTGCTGAAAACAAATTTAACCTTTTTGGATGCGAATAAAGGCGAACGCCTAGTGCAGTGCATTCTCGACTCGGGAGCTACATGTAACGTCATAGGAGCGAGTAACGCAAAGAAAATTATCGGTGACCAGCGGCTCCGTTTGGACAATCAACATGCGATCCTAAAAGTGTTCGGCGGTGGAAGAATTCGTTCTCTGGGCAGAACAACAATAGACTGCGTCCACAATGGAGTACACTATAAGGCAATTTTCCACGTCGTTGACTTCGAGCAAATGCCTTTGCTATCAATGAAGACATGTTTACAACTCAAGCTGATCCAATTTTGTTTTTCCGTGATAGACGATCAAAGATTAGCAGCAAAGCaaattttgaacaaattttCGGGAGTCTTTGTCGGTCTTGGAAAATTGGAAGGACGTTTACATTTGGATGTAGATAAAACAATTCAACCCGTTGTACAGCAGCCACGTCGTATCGCGGTGACTCTGAGGGAAGAACTACGCCAGGAATTGGAAAGGCTAGAAAAATTAGGAGTAATCGCCGAAGAAAAACGTCACACTGACTGGGTAAGTAACCTAGTACTGGTTAAACGAAGTAACAAGCTACGTGTATGCATCGACCCCGTCATGCTCAACAAAGCTTTGGAGAGACCACACTTTCAGATGCCTACTCTAGACGAACTATTACCTGAGTTAGCAAACGCCAAGGTCTTTACAACTGTCGACGCGAAGTCAGGCTTTTGGCAGATTGAACTGGATGAAGAAAGCTCAAAATTAACCACGCCCTTTGGACGTTACCGGTGGTTACGGATGCCGATGGGTATAGCTCCAGCACCTGAGGTATTCCAGCTCAGGGCTAACGAAATCATTCATGGCCTCCGAAACGTTAAAGCGTTAATGGATGATTTCATGATTTTTGGTTGCGGAGAAACTATGACCGAAGCCATGATTGATCATAATAGAAACTTGGAGGCTTTTCTTGAAAGAATGAGCGAGAGAAATATGAGATTAAACCCGGATAAGATTAAACTCTGCCAGGaaaccgtaaaatattttggACATATTCTCACGTCAAGCGGGGTGAAACCAGATCCGGACAAAACAAACAGCATTCTGAATATACCTCAACCGAAAGATGTCGCAGCAATCCAACGCTTTCTGGGTATGGTCACCTACCTGGCACACTACCTACCAAGTATTTCTACCGTCGCAGAACCCCTACGTCGCCTAACGATCAAAGATCAGCCCTGGATTTGGTCCCGTGAGCAGAATGTAGCTTTTGAACGACTTAAGCAAATGGTTTCAACGGCGCCAGTATTACGATACTTCGATGTTGCAAAAAATACAGCTATCCAATGTGACAGTAGCAGCGTAGGATTAGGAGCTGTTCTCCTCCAAGATGGACATCCAGTCGTTTACGCGTCTAAGACCCTGACGGCCACTGAACGTCGTTATGCACAAATCGAGAAGGAAACACTAGCTATCCTTTTTGCTTgtcgaaaatttgaaatgtaCATACTCGGCCGCCCAGTTACGGTTCAAACCGATCACCAACCTTTgatcaaaatttttgaaaagccTTTGGTAGAAGCACCTCTACGGATCCAACGGATGCTACTTGGACTTCAGCGTTATAAAATTCTCTTGCGGTTCACCCCAG GGTGGAACCACAAGCAGACCCTGAAAATCATACGCTATATCATCGATGGGTGGCCGGAGAAGTATGATGAAGTCCCTGCATCCATCCAGATCTATTGGAAGTACAAAGACGAATTAAGCACTCACAACGGAATGGTGCTGCGGAATGATCGTATCCTTATCCCACGCAGCCTTCGAATGCGAACTTTGGAGAAGCTCCACCAATGTCACTCTGGAGTTGAAGCAACAACTAAACTAGCTCGAGATACTTTTTTTTGGCCTGGAATTACTGACCAGATCCGGCAGCGTATCCAACATTGCGACGTTTGCAATAAGTTCTCAGCAAACCAGCAAAACCAACCAATGCAAACTCACCAAATTCCTTTGTACCCGTATCAAAAGGTTTCTATGGACATCTTCGAATGCGAACTGAATGGTCACAAGTCAGTGTATCTGATCACCGTCGACCATTATTCCGATTATTTCGAAATAGACGAGTTGCAGACTCAAACCGCAGCTGCAGTCATCAAAATATGCAAACGAAACTTTGCCAGAAATGGCAAGCCACAAGAAATCAGTACGGATGGAGGTCCGCAGTTCATGAGCGaggaatttttcattttcgccAAAGATTGGGGTTTCAAACACAGCGTTTCTGCGCCATACCACCAACAAGCCAATGGGAAGGCAGAGTCGGCGGTGAAAATCGCTAAAATGTTACTGAAAAAAGCTAACGAGTCCAAACAAGATTTTTGGGAGCTGCTTTTACAGTGGCGCAACATACCGAACAAGATGGGTAGTTCACCAGTCCAGCGTCTGTTTAACCGGCGAACGCGTTGTGGAATACCGATGACTGAAAGAAAATATATGCCGAAAATAGAGGAGAACGTTTCTGAGAAAATTTACCGAAATCGTCAGCATACTAAATTCTACTACGATCGAACGGCACGAACTCTTCCAGATCTTGAAGCTGGGCAACACGTTTTTGTGAAACTTAAGCCGGGAAACAAAGAATGGATTCGAGGAACAGTGATCAATCCTGTTACAGATCGTTCAACAGTCGTAGCCGTAGGTGATCAAGAATATCGTCGAGATAATACCATGATCAGACCAGCGAATACAGCAGTAAATATCTCAGCGAATAAAATCAAAGAAGAACACACATCAGCAGTACCGGATGGCCAACAACGGACACCAACGGTCAGCGATCCGATTACTTCGGTATCTACTCGTCCAAGTCGTGTTATCCAGGTTCCCACCAGATATCAAGATTATGAAATGTATTAA